In Coturnix japonica isolate 7356 chromosome 7, Coturnix japonica 2.1, whole genome shotgun sequence, one DNA window encodes the following:
- the TMEM237 gene encoding transmembrane protein 237 isoform X1, translating to MAEPRAGPERRPPRALPPVPSGNQDDIPLSRPKKRKPKGKTPLDDIVQATVRRQSESSEPLTPEPQDVPQRKRKKKKVPSDSETSFTQQNSASLFQNGNGVDVPEAEETVVRKQRKKTKKARPAETHSSNELEVEEDDIIEDEHRRSPDQQPVFAAPTGISQPVSKVFVEKNRRFQAADRAELIKTTENINVLLDVKSSWTTRDVALSVHRSFRVIGLFAHGFLAGYAVWNIVVIYILAGNQLTTVSNLLQQYKMLAYPAQSLFYLLLSISTVSAFDRIDLAKASVALRGFLTLDPAALASFLYFTALILSLSQQMTCDRINLYTPPSENGSIWTAGMEEEIIQPWIVVNLVVSILVGASWIFLSYRPELDHSEELMFHTEIEEFPQGVIIPRVQP from the exons ATGGCGGAGCCGCGGGCGGGACCCGAGCGG CGCCCTCCACGTGCCCTCCCCCCAGTGCCAAG TGGAAACCAGG atgaCATTCCACTCAGTCGtcccaaaaaaagaaagcccaaaGGAAAGACTCCATTAG ATGACATTGTCCAAGCAACTGTTCGTCGGCAGTCTGAAAGCAGCGAGCCCCTGACTCCTGAGCCTCAGGATGTCCCTCAGCGGAAACgcaagaagaagaaagtacCTTCTG ATTCTGAGACCTCCTTCACCCAGCAGAACAGTGCATCCTTATTTCAGAATGGAAATGGCGTGGATGttcctgaagctgaagaaacagTGGTCcgcaaacagagaaaaaaaaccaa GAAGGCTCGGCCAGCAGAAACACACAGTTCCAATGAGCTGGAGGTAGAGGAGGATGACATTATTGAAGATGAACACAGAAGGAGCCCAGATCAGCAGCCCGTGTTTGCTGCTCCCACTGGAATTAGCCAGCCCGTCAGCAAGGTGTTTGTTGAAAAAAATC GGCGTTTTCAAGCAGCTGACCGTGCAGAATTGAttaaaaccactgaaaatatCAACGTGCTTTTGGATGTGAAGTCTTCTTGGACCACCAGAGATGTTGCCCTCTCAGTACATCGAAGTTTCAG GGTGATTGGACTGTTTGCCCATGGCTTTCTTGCTGGCTATGCTGTATGGAACATCGTTGTCATCTACATTTTGGCAGGAAATCAGCTTACCACGGTTTCTAACCTGCTCCAGCAGTATAAGATGTTGGCCTACCCGGCTCAAAGTTTGTTCTATTTGTTGCTGTCTATCAGTACAGTCTCAGCCTTTGATAG GATTGATTTGGCAAAAGCATCAGTTGCACTGAGGGGTTTTCTTACCCTAGacccagcagcactggcttCATTCT tgtaCTTCACTGCTCTTATCTTATCCTTAAGTCAGCAGATGACATGTGACAGAATTAACCTCTACACACCGCCTTCAGAAAATGGCAGCATCTG GACTGCAGGTATggaggaagaaattattcagcCATGGATTGTGGTGAATCTGGTAGTATCTATTCTGGTTGGGGCAAGTTGGATCTTCTTGTCTTACCGACCAGAGCTGGACCACAGTGAAG aactGATGTTTCATACTGAAATTGAGGAATTTCCCCAGGGAGTTATCATACCCAGGGTCCAGCCATAG
- the MPP4 gene encoding MAGUK p55 subfamily member 4, with amino-acid sequence MESPGMKEKMEMPTVCSQDNGLSHVLTLVLQELSLLCKRDVNGVGVLYDLLRSRWLQALLKIYECLQNYLGKRPVPVTLQARALNREVVEMLYEAPPSGDIKELRRLLRAPHLRALLSAHDTVAQKDFEPTLPPLPDNIPENEEAMRIVCLVKNNQPLGATIKRHEITGDITVARVIHGGLADRSGLLYAGDKLVEVNGVSVDGLEPEQVINILALSQGTIMFKLIPVSDRPVSNQTTMYVRAMADYWPLQDPAIPCADAGLPFKKGEILQIVDQNDALWWQARKVSDLSACAGLIPSNHLLKRKQREFWWTQPFQPHFCLKSSLLSTVEEEDDMQIDEKCVETDEETFESEELKEEEEEFGEFGQRVFIAGFRRSMRLCRRKSRANQQSCYARCPSSCCTAFAAPYEEVVRYQRHPGDRNRLIVLVGPAGVGVNELRRRLIASNPREFQSAVPHTTRVQKSYEMNGREYHYVSKETFENMVYSHRMLEYGEYKGYLYGTSIDAVRAVLDEGKICVIDLEPHGIQIARTHELKPYIIFIKPSSISCMRQTRKNARIITDYYVNMKFKEEDLQEMEDSAKKMEAQFGQFFDQVIVNDNLQEASAQLLSAVHHAQDEPQWVPAIWICSDTQT; translated from the exons ATTTATGAATGCCTCCAAAACTACCTTGGAAAAAGACCAGTTCCTGTCACGCTGCAGGCACGTGCATTGAATCGTGAG GTGGTAGAGATGCTTTATGAAGCCCCTCCATCTGGAGATATCAAAGAACTAAGACGATTGCTGAGGGCTCCTCACTTAAGG GCCTTGCTATCTGCTCATGACACTGTGGCCCAGAAAGATTTTGAACCAACACTCCCACCACTGCCAGACAACATACCTGAGAATGAGGAAGCCATGAGGATTGTCTGCTTAGTGAAAAACAACCAGCCTCTG GGTGCCACTATTAAACGGCACGAGATAACAGGTGACATAACAGTTGCCCGTGTGATCCATGGTGGGCTAGCAGACAGAAGTG GGTTGCTCTATGCTGGAGACAAATTAGTGGAAGTAAATGGAGTTTCCGTTGATGGACTTGAGCCTGAACAAGTTATTAATATTCTG GCTCTTTCTCAAGGAACAATTATGTTCAAGTTGATTCCGGTTTCTGATCGTCCTGTCAGCAATCAAACAACA ATGTATGTGCGAGCAATGGCAGATTACTGGCCATTACAAGATCCTGCCATACCATGTGCTGATGCAGGTTTGCCTTTCAAGAAAGGTGAAATACTCCAGATAGTGGACCAGAATGATGCTCTGTGGTGGCAGGCTAGGAAAGTATCAGATCTCAGTGCATGTGCTGGACTGATACCTTCAAACCATCTTCTTAAAAG GAAGCAGCGAGAATTCTGGTGGACTCAGCCCTTCCAGCCCCACTTCTGTCTCAAGTCATCATTGT TAAGCACTGTGGAAGAAG AGGATGACATGCAGATTGATGAGAAGTGTGTGGAAACAG atgaagaaacatttgAGTCTG AGGAGCTTAAAGAAG AAGAGGAAGAATTCGGTGAATTTGGTCAACGAGTCTTCATTG CTGGTTTCCGCAGAAGTATGCGCCTGTGTCGCAGGAAGTCCCGGGCCAACCAGCAGTCATGTTATGCTCGatgtcccagcagctgctgtacCGCTTTTGCAGCTCCATATGAGGAGGTGGTTAGGTACCAGAGGCACCCAGGAGATCGGAACAGACTAATTGTACTAGTGG GTCCTGCAGGAGTGGGTGTGAATGAGTTAAGGCGAAGGCTTATTGCAAGCAACCCACGAGAGTTTCAAAGCGCTGTGCCTC ACACCACTCGAGTTCAGAAGAGCTATGAGATGAATGGTCGTGAATATCACTATGTATCAAAGGAAACTTTTGAAAACATGGTATATAGCCACAG AATGCTGGAATATGGGGAATACAAAGGGTACCTGTATGGCACCAGCATTGATGCAGTGAGAGCAGTCCTCGATGAAGGGAAGATCTGTGTAATAGATTTGGAACCACAT GGCATCCAAATAGCCCGGACACATGAATTAAAGCCCTATATTATATTCATCAAGCCGTCCAGCATCAGCTGCATGAGACAAACTCGTAAAAATGCCAGAATCATTACAGATTATTATGTGAACATGAAATTCAAG GAAGAAGATCTACAGGAGATGGAGGATTCTGCTAAGAAAATGGAAGCTCAGTTTGGTCAGTTCTTTGATCAAGTGATTGTGAATGACAACTTACAAGAAGCATCTGCTCAGCTGTTGTCTGCAGTCCATCATGCACAGGACGAGCCCCAGTGGGTCCCTGCAATATGGATATGCTCAGATACTCAGACATAA
- the TMEM237 gene encoding transmembrane protein 237 isoform X2, which translates to MGKKQVRPPRALPPVPSGNQDDIPLSRPKKRKPKGKTPLDDIVQATVRRQSESSEPLTPEPQDVPQRKRKKKKVPSDSETSFTQQNSASLFQNGNGVDVPEAEETVVRKQRKKTKKARPAETHSSNELEVEEDDIIEDEHRRSPDQQPVFAAPTGISQPVSKVFVEKNRRFQAADRAELIKTTENINVLLDVKSSWTTRDVALSVHRSFRVIGLFAHGFLAGYAVWNIVVIYILAGNQLTTVSNLLQQYKMLAYPAQSLFYLLLSISTVSAFDRIDLAKASVALRGFLTLDPAALASFLYFTALILSLSQQMTCDRINLYTPPSENGSIWTAGMEEEIIQPWIVVNLVVSILVGASWIFLSYRPELDHSEELMFHTEIEEFPQGVIIPRVQP; encoded by the exons atggggaaaaaacaagtg CGCCCTCCACGTGCCCTCCCCCCAGTGCCAAG TGGAAACCAGG atgaCATTCCACTCAGTCGtcccaaaaaaagaaagcccaaaGGAAAGACTCCATTAG ATGACATTGTCCAAGCAACTGTTCGTCGGCAGTCTGAAAGCAGCGAGCCCCTGACTCCTGAGCCTCAGGATGTCCCTCAGCGGAAACgcaagaagaagaaagtacCTTCTG ATTCTGAGACCTCCTTCACCCAGCAGAACAGTGCATCCTTATTTCAGAATGGAAATGGCGTGGATGttcctgaagctgaagaaacagTGGTCcgcaaacagagaaaaaaaaccaa GAAGGCTCGGCCAGCAGAAACACACAGTTCCAATGAGCTGGAGGTAGAGGAGGATGACATTATTGAAGATGAACACAGAAGGAGCCCAGATCAGCAGCCCGTGTTTGCTGCTCCCACTGGAATTAGCCAGCCCGTCAGCAAGGTGTTTGTTGAAAAAAATC GGCGTTTTCAAGCAGCTGACCGTGCAGAATTGAttaaaaccactgaaaatatCAACGTGCTTTTGGATGTGAAGTCTTCTTGGACCACCAGAGATGTTGCCCTCTCAGTACATCGAAGTTTCAG GGTGATTGGACTGTTTGCCCATGGCTTTCTTGCTGGCTATGCTGTATGGAACATCGTTGTCATCTACATTTTGGCAGGAAATCAGCTTACCACGGTTTCTAACCTGCTCCAGCAGTATAAGATGTTGGCCTACCCGGCTCAAAGTTTGTTCTATTTGTTGCTGTCTATCAGTACAGTCTCAGCCTTTGATAG GATTGATTTGGCAAAAGCATCAGTTGCACTGAGGGGTTTTCTTACCCTAGacccagcagcactggcttCATTCT tgtaCTTCACTGCTCTTATCTTATCCTTAAGTCAGCAGATGACATGTGACAGAATTAACCTCTACACACCGCCTTCAGAAAATGGCAGCATCTG GACTGCAGGTATggaggaagaaattattcagcCATGGATTGTGGTGAATCTGGTAGTATCTATTCTGGTTGGGGCAAGTTGGATCTTCTTGTCTTACCGACCAGAGCTGGACCACAGTGAAG aactGATGTTTCATACTGAAATTGAGGAATTTCCCCAGGGAGTTATCATACCCAGGGTCCAGCCATAG
- the STRADB gene encoding STE20-related kinase adapter protein beta isoform X2: MSCLDCSCILRTPVESIRPEKQSQSSSHESLADSELAWIPPSKGGNEMLFCSSDVSHYELQVEIGRRFNNLTSIYLARHTPTGTQVAVRITDLESCSEEHLKALQHPNIMTLWTVFTAGSWLWVISPFMAYGSARHLLKTYFPEGMSEALIGNILFGAIRGLNYMHQNGYIHRNIKASHILISGDGLVSLSGLNNLYSLVNNGQKSKVVYDFPQFSTSVLPWLSPELLRQDLSGYNMKSDIYSVGITACELANGHVPFQDMPRTQMLLQKLKGPTYYPWDINAFPHGESRMKNSQSGVDSGISESMTRTMTSERLQNPVSKTFSPAFYNLVELCLQQDPEKRPSARSLLSHTFFRQVKEQTQNSLLSLLPPPVHNNRSEFLALPSASAGAELGYIAATQHDTDWEF; this comes from the exons ATGTCTTGTTTG GACTGTTCCTGTATTCTACGTACACCGGTTGAGTCAATCCGACCAGAAAAGCAatctcagagcagcagccatgaaTCCCTg GCTGATTCAGAGCTAGCCTGGATTCCCCCATCTAAAGGAGGGAATGAAATGCTATTTTGCTCTTCTGATGTCTCTCACTATGAACTGCAGGTGGAAATAG GAAGGAGATTCAACAACTTAACTTCAATCTACCTTGCACGGCATACCCCTACAGGCACACAAGTTGCCGTAAGGATCACAGACCTAGAAAGCTGCTCAGAAGAGCATCTGAAAGCCTTACAg CATCCCAACATAATGACGCTTTGGACAGTGTTTACAGCTGGTAGTTGGCTTTGGGTCATTTCTCCATTCATGGCCTATG GTTCTGCTCGACACCTGCTGAAGACTTACTTTCCTGAAGGAATGAGTGAAGCTTTGATAGGAAACATTCTGTTTGGTGCAATCAGAGGATTAAATTACATGCACCAGAATGGCTACATTCACAG GAATATTAAAGCTAGCCACATTCTGATTTCAGGGGATGGATTGGTTTCTCTCTCTGGCTTAAACAACCTCTACAGTTTAGTTAACAATGGACAAAAGTCAAAGGTGGTGTATGACTTCCCCCAGTTTAGTACATCTGTACTTCCTTGGCTGAGCCCTGAACTACTGAGACAG GATTTGTCTGGGTATAATATGAAGTCCGATATCTACAGCGTAGGAATAACAGCATGTGAATTAGCCAATGGACATGTTCCATTTCAAGATATGCCTCGCACTCAG atgctgctgcagaagctgaaaGGTCCCACATACTATCCTTGGGATATAAATGCCTTCCCCCATGGGGAATCCAGAATGAAGAATTCCCAATCGGGTGTTGATTCTGGAATTAGCGAGAGTATGACACGCACAATGACGAGCGAAAGACTACAAAACCctgtttccaaaacattttcccCTGCATTCTACAACTTGGTAGAACTTTGCTTGCAACAGGACCCTGAGAAAAG GCCATCAGCACGCAGTTTGCTATCTCATACGTTCTTCAGACAG gtaaaagaacaaacacagaactCACTACTGTCCCTGTTACCACCCCCTGTTCACAACAACAGATCAGAGTTCTTGGCACTGCCCTCAGCGTCAGCTGGGGCTGAACTTGGATATATTGCTGCAACTCAGCACGATACAGACTGGGAATTCTAA
- the STRADB gene encoding STE20-related kinase adapter protein beta isoform X1: protein MSCLDCSCILRTPVESIRPEKQSQSSSHESLADSELAWIPPSKGGNEMLFCSSDVSHYELQVEIGRRFNNLTSIYLARHTPTGTQVAVRITDLESCSEEHLKALQNEVVLSHFFQHPNIMTLWTVFTAGSWLWVISPFMAYGSARHLLKTYFPEGMSEALIGNILFGAIRGLNYMHQNGYIHRNIKASHILISGDGLVSLSGLNNLYSLVNNGQKSKVVYDFPQFSTSVLPWLSPELLRQDLSGYNMKSDIYSVGITACELANGHVPFQDMPRTQMLLQKLKGPTYYPWDINAFPHGESRMKNSQSGVDSGISESMTRTMTSERLQNPVSKTFSPAFYNLVELCLQQDPEKRPSARSLLSHTFFRQVKEQTQNSLLSLLPPPVHNNRSEFLALPSASAGAELGYIAATQHDTDWEF, encoded by the exons ATGTCTTGTTTG GACTGTTCCTGTATTCTACGTACACCGGTTGAGTCAATCCGACCAGAAAAGCAatctcagagcagcagccatgaaTCCCTg GCTGATTCAGAGCTAGCCTGGATTCCCCCATCTAAAGGAGGGAATGAAATGCTATTTTGCTCTTCTGATGTCTCTCACTATGAACTGCAGGTGGAAATAG GAAGGAGATTCAACAACTTAACTTCAATCTACCTTGCACGGCATACCCCTACAGGCACACAAGTTGCCGTAAGGATCACAGACCTAGAAAGCTGCTCAGAAGAGCATCTGAAAGCCTTACAg AATGAGGTGGTTTTGTCCCACTTTTTCCAGCATCCCAACATAATGACGCTTTGGACAGTGTTTACAGCTGGTAGTTGGCTTTGGGTCATTTCTCCATTCATGGCCTATG GTTCTGCTCGACACCTGCTGAAGACTTACTTTCCTGAAGGAATGAGTGAAGCTTTGATAGGAAACATTCTGTTTGGTGCAATCAGAGGATTAAATTACATGCACCAGAATGGCTACATTCACAG GAATATTAAAGCTAGCCACATTCTGATTTCAGGGGATGGATTGGTTTCTCTCTCTGGCTTAAACAACCTCTACAGTTTAGTTAACAATGGACAAAAGTCAAAGGTGGTGTATGACTTCCCCCAGTTTAGTACATCTGTACTTCCTTGGCTGAGCCCTGAACTACTGAGACAG GATTTGTCTGGGTATAATATGAAGTCCGATATCTACAGCGTAGGAATAACAGCATGTGAATTAGCCAATGGACATGTTCCATTTCAAGATATGCCTCGCACTCAG atgctgctgcagaagctgaaaGGTCCCACATACTATCCTTGGGATATAAATGCCTTCCCCCATGGGGAATCCAGAATGAAGAATTCCCAATCGGGTGTTGATTCTGGAATTAGCGAGAGTATGACACGCACAATGACGAGCGAAAGACTACAAAACCctgtttccaaaacattttcccCTGCATTCTACAACTTGGTAGAACTTTGCTTGCAACAGGACCCTGAGAAAAG GCCATCAGCACGCAGTTTGCTATCTCATACGTTCTTCAGACAG gtaaaagaacaaacacagaactCACTACTGTCCCTGTTACCACCCCCTGTTCACAACAACAGATCAGAGTTCTTGGCACTGCCCTCAGCGTCAGCTGGGGCTGAACTTGGATATATTGCTGCAACTCAGCACGATACAGACTGGGAATTCTAA
- the STRADB gene encoding STE20-related kinase adapter protein beta isoform X3 — protein sequence MSCLDCSCILRTPVESIRPEKQSQSSSHESLADSELAWIPPSKGGNEMLFCSSDVSHYELQVEIGRRFNNLTSIYLARHTPTGTQVAVRITDLESCSEEHLKALQNEVVLSHFFQHPNIMTLWTVFTAGSWLWVISPFMAYGSARHLLKTYFPEGMSEALIGNILFGAIRGLNYMHQNGYIHRNIKASHILISGDGLVSLSGLNNLYSLVNNGQKSKVVYDFPQFSTSVLPWLSPELLRQDLSGYNMKSDIYSVGITACELANGHVPFQDMPRTQMLLQKLKGPTYYPWDINAFPHGESRMKNSQSGVDSGISESMTRTMTSERLQNPVSKTFSPAFYNLVELCLQQDPEKRPSARSLLSHTFFRQKAWCQTFLAAESVCKLHWK from the exons ATGTCTTGTTTG GACTGTTCCTGTATTCTACGTACACCGGTTGAGTCAATCCGACCAGAAAAGCAatctcagagcagcagccatgaaTCCCTg GCTGATTCAGAGCTAGCCTGGATTCCCCCATCTAAAGGAGGGAATGAAATGCTATTTTGCTCTTCTGATGTCTCTCACTATGAACTGCAGGTGGAAATAG GAAGGAGATTCAACAACTTAACTTCAATCTACCTTGCACGGCATACCCCTACAGGCACACAAGTTGCCGTAAGGATCACAGACCTAGAAAGCTGCTCAGAAGAGCATCTGAAAGCCTTACAg AATGAGGTGGTTTTGTCCCACTTTTTCCAGCATCCCAACATAATGACGCTTTGGACAGTGTTTACAGCTGGTAGTTGGCTTTGGGTCATTTCTCCATTCATGGCCTATG GTTCTGCTCGACACCTGCTGAAGACTTACTTTCCTGAAGGAATGAGTGAAGCTTTGATAGGAAACATTCTGTTTGGTGCAATCAGAGGATTAAATTACATGCACCAGAATGGCTACATTCACAG GAATATTAAAGCTAGCCACATTCTGATTTCAGGGGATGGATTGGTTTCTCTCTCTGGCTTAAACAACCTCTACAGTTTAGTTAACAATGGACAAAAGTCAAAGGTGGTGTATGACTTCCCCCAGTTTAGTACATCTGTACTTCCTTGGCTGAGCCCTGAACTACTGAGACAG GATTTGTCTGGGTATAATATGAAGTCCGATATCTACAGCGTAGGAATAACAGCATGTGAATTAGCCAATGGACATGTTCCATTTCAAGATATGCCTCGCACTCAG atgctgctgcagaagctgaaaGGTCCCACATACTATCCTTGGGATATAAATGCCTTCCCCCATGGGGAATCCAGAATGAAGAATTCCCAATCGGGTGTTGATTCTGGAATTAGCGAGAGTATGACACGCACAATGACGAGCGAAAGACTACAAAACCctgtttccaaaacattttcccCTGCATTCTACAACTTGGTAGAACTTTGCTTGCAACAGGACCCTGAGAAAAG GCCATCAGCACGCAGTTTGCTATCTCATACGTTCTTCAGACAG aaagcGTGGTGCCAAACCTTTCTGGCAGCTGAAAGTGTCTGCAAGCTTCACTGGAAATAA